The Nodularia sp. LEGE 06071 DNA window CTGTATCTACAATTAGGTAACGAAACCGTCCTGTATCGTCCACTAAAATATCTTTGACTGTGCCAACTTTTTCATTATTGATGTCTGAGTAGACATCGAAATCTCTGATTTCATAATTATCAAATTCAGCATTTTTATAGTCAGCACCAAAATCTTGAAGTTTATAAAGAACCATATTAGCATTTACCAAAATCTACAATTACCATCCTAAATAATTGGTTATTCTGCTACTTCTTCCTGAAGATTGAATTACAATAATTTTCTATTTAATACTTATAGTAGATTTAATATTTAAATAAGCTCCTCAAATCTCAAAAATTCTCTATCTTGAAAAATAGGTTAAATCTACTTAATAGCTTAATTAGTATTCAGCAAATTTGATTTATAACTTTAGGTACAATTGTTTGAATCGGCAGGTAGATAACCATCGTCAAGAGAAAAAATATTATAGACATACATATAAATTTAAAAAAATTTAATTTAAATTAATGGAGGTATGTTTGGATGTCTAGCTTATCTCGTTTGTCTGCATTGACTGCCTCTTTGGTAACTCTAGGGCTAGCCGCTGTAACTTCTCCAGTTTTAGCACAGAATATTTTTCCTGATGTTCCCCCTGATTATTGGGCGCAACCATTTATTGAGCGTTTAGCTGAACGAAATATTATTGTAGGATATCCAGACGGCACATTTCGACCCGAACAGGCTGTAAATCGTGATGAATTCGCAGCCATGATTCGTCAAGCTTTTGATCAAAAGCCAGTACGGCAAATCGAAGATGCAAGCTCTTTTCAAGATGTTCCTGAAGGATATTGGGCATCTGAGGCCATTGAAGAAGCTTATCAACAAGGATTTATGAGCAGTTATCCTGGTGGTTTCTTTCGCCCAAATCAGCCAGTTTCTAGGGTAGATGCCTTAGTTACCCTGACTAGAGGCTTGAATTTAGCACCAAAAACTCGTCGAGCTGTGAGAAGGCCTATATATTTGCCATTAGCAATGACTTCTTTAATGCAGCCTTTAGTAGCAGCAGCACCTCAGCCAACTACGCCTGTAGCAGCACTGGCAAAAGATTATTATACTGATGCCCAACAAATTCCTCCGTATGCTATTAATTACGTAGGCATAGCAACACAAAAAAATATGGTGGTTAATTATCCGAATCCCAGAGAGCTAGAACCTAACGAACCTCTAAGACGTGCAACTGCGGCTGCTTTTATCCATCAAACTTTGGTTGCTCAGGAGAGAATTGAACCTCTGCCTAGTAATGTAGAAGCTTATAACTATATTGTTCGCCCGGAAGTTAGCCAAGCTGCACGATAAATTCCCAAAGCAGTCAATACAAGAGTTCACCAATTAGATATTGAGCAAATTCAAATATGCTTCTGACATTAGCCTTATAGAGACGTTGTATACAACGTCTCTACATTCACTTTAAGCCTTGTTAAGATTTAGGCTTGTAAGTCGAAGCAACGTGTAAGTCTTTCAGCTGTTTGGCATCTACCCCTGAAGGCGCATCTGTGAGTAAACAACGGGCTTGTTGTGTCTTGGGAAAAGCAATGACATCCCGAATGGATTCTTCCCCAGCTAGCAACATTACCAAACGGTCTAAACCATAGGCAATGCCACCATGTGGCGGTGTACCATATTCAAACGCCTCCAAGAGAAAGCCAAATTTATCCTGTGCTTCTTCCGGAGACAAACCAATGGCTTCAAACACCTGCTGTTGAATATCTCCTTGATAAATCCGCAGACTTCCGCCACCAATTTCTAAACCGTTTAACACCAAATCGTAAGCTTGGGCGCGTGCGGTTTTTAAATCACTCACATCTTCAGGATGGGGTGCAGTAAAGGGGTGGTGCAGTGCTTCTAGGCGTTTTTCGTCAGCATTCCACTCAAACATGGGGAAATCTGTAATCCAGAGTAAGTTAGTTTTTTCGGGATTAATTAACTTAAATTCCTTCGCTACAACTTGCCGCAATCTGTCTAAAGTTTTATTAACTTTAACCGTGTCAGCAGCCGCAAATAATAACAAATGACCGGCTTTTGCACCTGTGCGTTGCAAAATTTCCTGTTTTTGGGCTTCGCTGAGGTTGTCTTTAATTGCGCCAATGGTGTCAATTTCACCATTTTCTCGCACGCGGATGTACGCTAAACCTTTTGCACCGGCTTCGCTGGCTTCCTTGAATAAGTCACCGCCTGGTTTAATGCGGACATTGGAAATAACATCGTTACCGTTAGGAATGGGTAGAATTTTGACGATACCACCATGAGCGATCGCATCCCGAAAAACTTTAAACCCAGAGTCTTTTAAAACATCGGAAACATCGACTAATTCTAAGTCATAGCGGGTATCTGGTTTATCGCTACCATAGCGTGACATCGCATCGGCGTAGGTCAGACGGGGAAATGGTAAGTTTAACTCGATACCTTTAACTGTTTTGAAGATATGAGCCACTAACTTCTCATTCAGGGCAATAATTTCTTCTTGGGACATGAAACTCATTTCCATGTCCAATTGAGTAAATTCTGGTTGTCTGTCGGCGCGTAAATCTTCGTCACGGAAGCAACGGGCAATCTGATAATATCGATCCATACCCGATACCATGAGTATCTGTTTGAATAGCTGGGGTGATTGCGGCAAAGCAAACCACTCGCCAGGATTCGCCCGACTGGGTAAAATGTAATCCCTCGCACCTTCTGGGGTGGAACGGGTAAGAATGGGGGTTTCAATTTCGATAAAACCTTCGAGGTCTTCTAAGAAACGACGCATGGCTTTGACGACTTGATGACGCAATTGCATATTCTGCGCCATGCGTTCTCTTCGCAAATCTAAATAACGATACTTCAGCCGCAAGTCTTCCCGCACAGTTTCGGTGTCAGCTGTGGAAACTTGGAATGGTAATTGTTTACTAACGCCGTTAAGCAGTGTAATTTTGTCGGCGTAGATTTCAACTTCGCCAGTAGGGAGGCGGGGATTCAAAGATTCGTCGGGACGGTGCGTTACCCTACCGATGATTTCGACAACGTATTCATTCCGCAGGCTGTTGGCCTGTTCGTAGGAATCTGGGGTGCGTTGCGGATCACTGACAATTTGGAGAATGCCAGAGCGATCGCGCAAATCTAAGAATATCACGCCCCCATGATCGCGGCGACGGTCTACCCAACCGTATAAGGTAACAGTTTCTCCAATATCTTTTTTTCGGAGTTCGCCGCAATAGTGAGTTCGCATAAGTGTTAGTTTGATTCTGTCGGGCTAGATGGGC harbors:
- a CDS encoding S-layer homology domain-containing protein — its product is MSSLSRLSALTASLVTLGLAAVTSPVLAQNIFPDVPPDYWAQPFIERLAERNIIVGYPDGTFRPEQAVNRDEFAAMIRQAFDQKPVRQIEDASSFQDVPEGYWASEAIEEAYQQGFMSSYPGGFFRPNQPVSRVDALVTLTRGLNLAPKTRRAVRRPIYLPLAMTSLMQPLVAAAPQPTTPVAALAKDYYTDAQQIPPYAINYVGIATQKNMVVNYPNPRELEPNEPLRRATAAAFIHQTLVAQERIEPLPSNVEAYNYIVRPEVSQAAR
- the aspS gene encoding aspartate--tRNA ligase; the encoded protein is MRTHYCGELRKKDIGETVTLYGWVDRRRDHGGVIFLDLRDRSGILQIVSDPQRTPDSYEQANSLRNEYVVEIIGRVTHRPDESLNPRLPTGEVEIYADKITLLNGVSKQLPFQVSTADTETVREDLRLKYRYLDLRRERMAQNMQLRHQVVKAMRRFLEDLEGFIEIETPILTRSTPEGARDYILPSRANPGEWFALPQSPQLFKQILMVSGMDRYYQIARCFRDEDLRADRQPEFTQLDMEMSFMSQEEIIALNEKLVAHIFKTVKGIELNLPFPRLTYADAMSRYGSDKPDTRYDLELVDVSDVLKDSGFKVFRDAIAHGGIVKILPIPNGNDVISNVRIKPGGDLFKEASEAGAKGLAYIRVRENGEIDTIGAIKDNLSEAQKQEILQRTGAKAGHLLLFAAADTVKVNKTLDRLRQVVAKEFKLINPEKTNLLWITDFPMFEWNADEKRLEALHHPFTAPHPEDVSDLKTARAQAYDLVLNGLEIGGGSLRIYQGDIQQQVFEAIGLSPEEAQDKFGFLLEAFEYGTPPHGGIAYGLDRLVMLLAGEESIRDVIAFPKTQQARCLLTDAPSGVDAKQLKDLHVASTYKPKS